The following proteins are encoded in a genomic region of Tenacibaculum sp. 190524A05c:
- the mrdA gene encoding penicillin-binding protein 2: MKRSSLLIILILLFGIVYIGRLFQLQVIEGGTSSAINTATVKIEYDYPQRGYIYDRNGQLLVANQLSYDVMVIPKEVKSIDTLHLCSLLKITKDDFKKRFRKAEKYARWLPSVFLKQVAKEDFAYLQEKLHKFEGFYVQRRIIRDYPIKSAANILGFLGEVNELQAKKSDYYENGELIGKWGVEKYYEDLLRGVKGKKYFNRDNLNRITGSFKNGEYDTLALAGKDLTLTIDSELQQYGELLMSGKRGGIVVLEPSSGEILALVTAPSYDPNMMVGRKRSSFSQKLFSDTINNPTFDRGLQGVYSPGSPFKVLNGLIGLQENVINENTAVYCYGGYRYGKRKHEFMRCHCGIYGRPIRLKKAIAKSCNSYFAEVYRKIINKEGNTKTGFDNWSNQVKSFGLGNYLGYDLPVGNKGNVPDANFYDKRYSFGWRAVTNISNAIGQGEIETTPIQLANATAAIANRGFYFTPHIVKRVNNELIDNSKFVSKKLTSINANHFPPVIDAMHEVFKTGTGRFSQVKGIDICGKTGTVENFTRINGEKVQLPDHSILVAFAPKENPKIAMAVFVENGGFGSTIAAPITSLMIEKYLTGDVKRKHIEERMINLSLKETYDKQLIKRDSLETIKE; encoded by the coding sequence GTGAAAAGAAGCTCTTTATTAATAATTCTTATTTTACTATTTGGTATAGTATACATTGGTCGACTATTTCAATTACAGGTTATTGAAGGCGGAACATCTAGTGCCATTAATACAGCAACAGTAAAAATTGAGTATGATTATCCACAACGAGGATACATTTATGATCGAAACGGACAATTACTAGTTGCCAATCAACTAAGCTATGATGTAATGGTTATTCCAAAGGAAGTGAAATCTATAGACACACTTCATTTATGTTCATTACTCAAAATAACCAAAGACGACTTCAAAAAAAGATTTCGTAAAGCTGAAAAATATGCAAGATGGCTGCCATCCGTTTTCCTAAAACAAGTTGCAAAAGAAGACTTTGCCTATCTTCAAGAAAAGCTTCATAAATTTGAAGGGTTTTACGTTCAACGACGTATCATTCGAGATTATCCCATAAAATCTGCAGCAAACATTTTAGGTTTCTTAGGGGAAGTAAACGAACTGCAAGCTAAGAAAAGTGACTACTACGAGAATGGAGAACTTATTGGAAAATGGGGAGTTGAAAAATACTACGAAGATCTATTAAGAGGTGTTAAAGGAAAAAAATATTTTAATAGAGATAATCTAAACAGAATAACTGGTTCTTTTAAAAATGGAGAATATGATACCTTAGCCTTAGCTGGAAAGGATTTAACACTTACTATTGATAGTGAGCTTCAACAATACGGTGAACTATTAATGTCAGGTAAACGAGGAGGAATTGTAGTATTAGAACCATCTTCAGGTGAAATCCTAGCCTTGGTTACAGCTCCATCTTATGATCCAAATATGATGGTAGGAAGAAAAAGATCATCATTTTCTCAAAAATTATTTTCAGACACCATTAACAACCCAACCTTCGATCGAGGACTGCAAGGAGTGTATTCTCCAGGTTCACCTTTTAAAGTATTGAATGGTCTTATAGGATTACAAGAAAATGTAATTAATGAAAATACTGCAGTTTACTGCTACGGAGGATATCGTTATGGGAAAAGGAAACACGAATTCATGAGATGTCACTGTGGTATTTACGGCAGACCTATTCGCTTAAAGAAAGCAATAGCAAAATCTTGTAATAGCTACTTTGCCGAAGTTTATAGAAAAATAATCAACAAAGAAGGAAATACTAAAACTGGGTTTGATAATTGGAGTAATCAAGTAAAGAGTTTTGGACTTGGCAATTATTTAGGGTACGATTTACCTGTAGGAAATAAAGGAAATGTTCCAGATGCCAACTTTTATGATAAACGATATTCTTTCGGCTGGCGAGCAGTTACTAATATTTCGAATGCAATTGGTCAAGGTGAAATTGAAACAACTCCTATTCAATTAGCAAATGCTACCGCTGCTATTGCTAATAGAGGTTTTTATTTTACTCCTCATATCGTAAAACGAGTTAATAACGAATTAATAGATAATTCTAAATTCGTCTCTAAAAAACTAACTTCAATAAATGCGAATCATTTCCCGCCTGTCATAGATGCAATGCATGAAGTTTTCAAAACAGGAACAGGTAGATTTAGTCAGGTAAAAGGTATTGATATTTGCGGTAAGACAGGAACTGTGGAAAATTTCACAAGAATTAATGGAGAAAAAGTACAGTTACCTGACCACTCAATTCTAGTTGCATTTGCTCCAAAGGAGAATCCAAAAATTGCCATGGCAGTTTTTGTTGAAAACGGAGGTTTTGGTTCAACGATTGCCGCTCCGATTACTAGTCTTATGATTGAAAAGTATTTGACTGGAGATGTAAAAAGAAAACACATTGAAGAACGAATGATTAATCTAAGTTTAAAAGAAACTTATGATAAACAACTCATAAAAAGAGACTCACTTGAGACAATTAAAGAATAA
- the mreC gene encoding rod shape-determining protein MreC yields MQQLIYFIQKYKYVLYFLLLQFISLFLIINNHSYHRSKFISSANNITGGIYEKRKSVSDYLDLNIQNKSLAEENVKLKNEIAILRSRLDSTKQYTIIDTSLYHQQYKYIDGIITKNEYHKSYNYLTINRGKKDGVSSEMAVVNHTGIVGVTDAVSNSYARVRSILNRSNEINVRLKKSNASGNYYYGSLSWDTKSYQIVQLSDIPRQATISIGDTIVTSGRSAIFPEGILVGTVNNVDFRESSNSIAIKLFNDMSSLRNVYIINNFDKKEIRDLEQGINE; encoded by the coding sequence ATGCAACAGCTAATTTATTTTATTCAGAAATATAAATATGTTCTGTACTTCTTGCTGCTGCAATTCATTTCGCTATTTCTCATAATTAATAATCATAGTTACCATAGAAGCAAATTCATTAGTTCTGCTAATAATATTACTGGTGGTATTTACGAAAAAAGAAAATCTGTTTCGGACTATCTAGATTTAAACATCCAGAACAAATCTTTAGCGGAAGAAAACGTTAAACTGAAAAACGAAATAGCTATTTTAAGATCACGACTCGATTCAACGAAGCAATATACTATCATCGACACTTCTTTGTACCATCAACAATATAAATACATAGATGGTATTATTACTAAGAATGAATATCACAAGTCATACAACTATCTTACAATAAATCGCGGAAAAAAAGATGGTGTATCTTCAGAGATGGCCGTTGTTAATCATACTGGAATTGTAGGTGTAACAGACGCCGTAAGTAATTCTTACGCTAGAGTGAGATCTATATTAAATAGAAGTAATGAAATTAATGTTCGTTTAAAAAAGAGTAATGCCAGTGGTAATTACTATTATGGTTCTTTAAGTTGGGACACAAAGAGTTATCAAATCGTTCAATTAAGTGATATTCCAAGGCAAGCTACAATCAGCATTGGAGACACTATTGTTACTAGTGGTCGTTCTGCTATTTTCCCGGAAGGCATTTTAGTTGGAACGGTAAACAATGTTGATTTTAGAGAATCATCAAATAGCATAGCAATTAAACTGTTCAATGATATGAGCAGCTTACGAAATGTTTATATAATTAATAACTTCGATAAAAAGGAAATAAGAGATTTAGAGCAAGGAATCAATGAGTAG
- a CDS encoding rod shape-determining protein, with product MGFFDFLTEEIAIDLGTANTLIIHDGKVVIDSPSIVARDRMSGKIIATGKEARKMQGKTHENIKTIRPLKDGVIADFQASEEMIKEFVKKIPSIRKKLFPPSLRMVICIPSGITEVEKRAVIDSARHMNAKDIFLIYEPMAAAIGVGVDIMEPKGNMIIDIGGGTTEIAVIALAGIVCDQSVKVAGDLFTSDIMYYMRTQHNLYVGETTAEKMKIQIGAATEDLEDAPDDMMVQGRDLLSGKPKQVQVSYREIAKALDKSILRIEDAVMETLSKTPPELAADIYNTGIYLAGGGSMLRGLDKRLSRKTDLPVYVAEDPLRAVVRGTGIALKNLDKFKSVLVS from the coding sequence ATGGGTTTTTTTGATTTCTTGACGGAGGAAATCGCAATCGATTTAGGAACTGCGAACACATTGATTATACATGACGGTAAAGTTGTAATCGATAGCCCTTCCATAGTAGCCAGAGATAGAATGTCTGGTAAAATTATTGCTACCGGAAAGGAAGCTCGTAAAATGCAAGGTAAAACTCATGAAAATATCAAAACAATTAGACCATTAAAAGATGGTGTAATTGCAGACTTCCAAGCTTCGGAAGAAATGATAAAGGAATTTGTAAAGAAAATTCCTTCTATCAGAAAAAAACTTTTCCCACCTTCTTTAAGAATGGTAATTTGTATTCCTTCAGGGATTACAGAAGTTGAAAAAAGAGCGGTTATCGATTCTGCTCGTCACATGAATGCAAAAGATATTTTCCTTATTTATGAACCAATGGCAGCTGCAATTGGAGTTGGTGTTGACATTATGGAACCAAAAGGAAATATGATTATCGATATAGGTGGAGGAACAACAGAAATCGCAGTGATTGCTTTAGCTGGTATTGTTTGTGATCAATCTGTAAAAGTTGCTGGAGATCTATTTACAAGTGACATCATGTATTACATGAGAACTCAACACAACTTATACGTAGGTGAGACAACAGCAGAAAAAATGAAAATTCAAATTGGTGCAGCTACAGAAGACTTAGAAGATGCACCAGATGATATGATGGTTCAAGGTAGAGACTTATTAAGTGGTAAACCTAAACAAGTTCAAGTTTCTTATAGAGAAATTGCTAAAGCTTTAGACAAATCTATCTTAAGAATTGAAGATGCTGTTATGGAAACTTTATCGAAAACCCCACCAGAACTAGCGGCCGATATTTACAATACTGGAATTTATTTAGCCGGAGGTGGATCAATGCTTAGAGGTTTAGATAAAAGACTTTCTAGAAAAACAGACTTACCAGTTTACGTAGCAGAAGATCCATTAAGAGCTGTTGTACGAGGAACTGGAATAGCCTTAAAAAACCTTGACAAATTCAAGAGCGTTTTAGTAAGTTAA
- the purH gene encoding bifunctional phosphoribosylaminoimidazolecarboxamide formyltransferase/IMP cyclohydrolase: MSNTKKIQSALISVFHKDGLEPIVRKLNDLNVTIYSTGGTEKFIKDLGIDVVPVESVTDYPSILGGRVKTLHPKVFGGILNRQENESDVAQLEEYKIPQIDLVIVDLYPFEKTVASGAPEQDIIEKIDIGGISLIRAAAKNFKDTCIVSSMEQYDEFLSMISENNGETSISERKKLAAKAFNISSHYDTAIFNYFNEEEVVYKASETTSKTLRYGENPHQKGYFFGDLDAMFDKLHGKELSYNNLLDVDAAVNLINEFQGEDPTFAILKHNNACGFAQRDTVYNAYVDALAGDPVSAFGGILITNTTIDKATAEEIHKLFCEVVIAPAFNDDALEVLKGKKNRILLVQKEVSLPVQTVRTALNGVLVQDKDNKTDVEADLSYPTTEKPSKEQIEDLLFASKICKHTKSNTIVLAKNKQLCASGTGQTSRVDALRQAIEKAKNFNFDLDGAVMASDAFFPFPDCVEIADNAGIKSVIQPGGSIKDELSIDYCNNNNISMVFTGTRHFKH; the protein is encoded by the coding sequence ATGAGCAACACTAAAAAAATTCAATCTGCACTTATTTCAGTTTTTCACAAAGATGGTTTAGAGCCAATTGTAAGAAAATTGAACGATTTAAATGTTACAATTTACTCAACTGGAGGTACAGAAAAATTCATCAAAGACTTAGGTATTGATGTAGTTCCTGTAGAATCTGTAACAGATTATCCTTCTATTTTAGGTGGAAGAGTAAAAACGTTACACCCAAAAGTTTTTGGAGGAATTTTAAATCGCCAAGAAAACGAAAGTGATGTTGCTCAATTAGAAGAGTATAAAATTCCACAAATTGATTTAGTAATTGTTGATTTATATCCTTTTGAAAAAACTGTGGCTTCAGGAGCTCCAGAACAAGACATTATTGAAAAAATTGATATCGGTGGAATCTCTTTAATTAGAGCAGCAGCTAAGAATTTTAAAGACACTTGCATTGTTTCTTCAATGGAGCAATATGACGAGTTTCTATCAATGATTTCTGAAAACAACGGAGAAACTTCAATTTCTGAGAGAAAAAAACTTGCTGCAAAAGCATTTAATATTTCTTCTCACTATGATACTGCGATTTTCAACTACTTTAATGAAGAAGAAGTTGTTTATAAAGCAAGTGAAACAACTTCAAAAACACTTAGATATGGAGAAAATCCACATCAGAAAGGATATTTCTTTGGAGATTTAGACGCAATGTTTGATAAACTTCATGGTAAGGAGTTAAGCTACAACAACCTATTAGATGTTGATGCTGCTGTAAACTTGATAAATGAATTTCAAGGGGAAGATCCAACTTTCGCTATTTTAAAACACAACAATGCTTGTGGTTTTGCTCAAAGAGATACAGTTTATAACGCATATGTTGATGCTTTAGCTGGAGACCCGGTATCTGCATTTGGAGGAATTTTAATAACGAATACAACTATCGACAAGGCGACAGCAGAGGAAATTCACAAATTATTCTGTGAAGTTGTTATTGCGCCAGCTTTTAATGATGATGCTTTAGAAGTTTTAAAAGGAAAAAAGAATAGAATTTTACTAGTACAAAAAGAAGTGAGTTTGCCAGTGCAAACTGTGAGAACTGCTTTAAATGGAGTATTAGTTCAAGATAAAGATAATAAGACTGATGTAGAAGCTGATTTATCTTATCCAACAACGGAAAAGCCAAGCAAAGAACAAATCGAAGATTTACTTTTTGCTTCTAAAATATGTAAACACACAAAGTCAAACACAATTGTTTTAGCGAAAAACAAGCAATTATGTGCAAGCGGAACAGGACAAACAAGTCGTGTAGATGCCTTGAGACAAGCTATTGAAAAAGCTAAAAACTTTAATTTTGATTTAGATGGAGCGGTTATGGCTAGTGATGCTTTCTTCCCTTTCCCTGACTGTGTTGAAATTGCTGATAACGCTGGAATTAAGAGTGTTATCCAGCCAGGAGGTTCAATAAAAGACGAGTTAAGTATTGATTACTGTAACAACAATAACATATCAATGGTATTCACAGGAACAAGACACTTTAAACATTAA